In Mixta intestinalis, the following are encoded in one genomic region:
- a CDS encoding response regulator transcription factor, with product MAHLLLIDDHPLVQVALEAALAKAPIPLRLTAVDNEQAACHALQQYAVQLVILDINLPDSDGLELLKLLKRHRPALPVLIYSAQSERLYMQMAQAAGAAGYVIKSQSMPQLLSAILAVLGGQTVFPSDLGASATGGLPLTSKEQQVLSLLARGFSNLQIAQQLHISNKTVSTHKKNILEKTGASSVLDLAALWKAQH from the coding sequence ATGGCCCATCTGTTATTGATTGACGATCACCCGCTGGTACAGGTTGCGCTGGAAGCCGCGCTGGCGAAAGCGCCGATTCCACTCAGACTGACCGCCGTAGATAACGAACAGGCGGCCTGCCATGCGTTGCAGCAGTACGCCGTGCAGCTGGTTATCCTTGATATCAACCTGCCGGACAGCGACGGGCTGGAACTACTCAAGCTGCTGAAGCGTCACAGGCCAGCCCTGCCCGTCCTGATTTATTCTGCGCAAAGCGAACGCCTCTACATGCAGATGGCGCAGGCCGCAGGCGCGGCGGGCTACGTGATTAAAAGCCAAAGCATGCCGCAGCTGTTAAGCGCCATCCTGGCGGTGCTGGGAGGACAAACGGTATTCCCCTCCGACCTGGGCGCGTCGGCAACCGGTGGCCTGCCGCTGACCAGCAAAGAGCAGCAGGTACTTTCCCTGCTGGCTCGCGGATTTTCCAATCTGCAGATTGCGCAGCAGCTGCATATCAGTAATAAAACCGTTAGTACCCATAAGAAAAATATTCTGGAAAAAACCGGAGCCAGCTCCGTACTGGATCTCGCCGCGCTATGGAAAGCCCAACATTGA
- a CDS encoding YbgS-like family protein: MMNKIAIAVLTAAMTLGSGAAMAAQGNNGTANQAADAGAVAPDAKENLPPNKVDNNNINNGSSNVSGSSTPTAGTNGMSADEMDKNAQCKDGKCPNINEKVQTQQGGGDVDRKTDGTTQ; encoded by the coding sequence ATGATGAATAAGATTGCAATTGCAGTTCTGACAGCAGCAATGACACTCGGCAGCGGCGCGGCAATGGCGGCGCAGGGAAATAACGGCACCGCTAACCAGGCAGCGGATGCAGGCGCGGTAGCGCCGGACGCAAAAGAAAATCTGCCGCCAAATAAAGTTGATAATAATAATATTAATAATGGCTCCAGCAATGTTAGCGGCAGTAGCACACCAACCGCTGGCACTAACGGCATGAGCGCGGATGAAATGGATAAAAACGCGCAGTGCAAGGATGGCAAATGCCCGAACATCAATGAAAAAGTCCAGACTCAGCAGGGCGGCGGCGATGTCGATCGTAAAACTGACGGCACCACGCAATAA
- the aroG gene encoding 3-deoxy-7-phosphoheptulonate synthase AroG has product MNYLNDDLRIKEIRELLPPVALLEKFPATEKAAATVAASRQAIHKILKNADDRLLVIIGPCSIHDVAAAKEYAARLLKMREALSGELEIVMRVYFEKPRTTVGWKGLINDPMMDGSFQINDGLRIARQLLLEINDSGLPTAGEFLDMITPQYLADLMSWGAIGARTTESQVHRELASGLSCPVGFKNGTDGTIKVAIDAINAAGSPHCFLSVTKYGHSAIVETSGNGDCHIILRGGKEPNYSAQHVAEVKTGLEKAGLPAQVMIDFSHANSSKQFQRQRVVAEDVAQQISSGEKAIMGVMIESHLVEGNQSLESGAPLVYGKSITDACIGWEDTENVLRQLAAAVKARRG; this is encoded by the coding sequence ATGAATTACCTGAATGATGATTTAAGAATCAAAGAGATAAGAGAACTTTTGCCCCCGGTTGCGCTGCTGGAAAAATTCCCGGCGACGGAAAAAGCGGCGGCTACCGTTGCTGCTTCGCGTCAGGCGATCCACAAAATTCTGAAAAATGCAGATGATCGGCTGCTGGTGATTATCGGGCCCTGCTCGATTCACGATGTGGCGGCGGCGAAAGAGTATGCCGCACGTTTGCTGAAAATGCGCGAAGCGCTGAGCGGCGAACTGGAAATTGTCATGCGCGTCTATTTTGAAAAGCCACGCACTACCGTTGGCTGGAAAGGGCTGATTAACGATCCGATGATGGACGGCAGCTTCCAGATTAATGATGGTCTGCGCATTGCTCGTCAGCTACTGTTGGAAATTAACGACAGCGGCCTGCCGACAGCAGGCGAGTTTTTGGATATGATTACGCCGCAGTATCTGGCCGACCTGATGAGCTGGGGTGCTATCGGCGCGCGTACTACAGAATCTCAGGTGCACCGCGAGCTGGCCTCAGGGCTTTCCTGCCCGGTCGGCTTTAAAAATGGCACTGACGGCACCATCAAGGTTGCTATCGATGCCATTAACGCCGCAGGTTCGCCGCATTGCTTCCTCTCCGTCACCAAATATGGTCACTCCGCAATTGTTGAAACCAGCGGGAACGGCGACTGCCACATTATCCTGCGCGGCGGTAAAGAGCCGAACTACAGTGCGCAGCACGTTGCCGAAGTGAAAACGGGTCTGGAGAAAGCTGGCTTGCCTGCTCAGGTGATGATCGATTTCAGCCATGCCAACAGCAGCAAACAGTTCCAGCGTCAGAGGGTAGTGGCGGAGGATGTTGCGCAGCAGATTAGCAGCGGCGAGAAAGCCATTATGGGCGTAATGATTGAAAGTCATCTGGTAGAAGGTAACCAGAGCCTTGAAAGCGGCGCGCCGCTGGTGTACGGCAAAAGTATTACCGATGCCTGCATTGGCTGGGAAGATACGGAAAACGTGCTACGTCAGCTGGCGGCGGCGGTAAAAGCGCGTCGTGGCTGA
- the gpmA gene encoding 2,3-diphosphoglycerate-dependent phosphoglycerate mutase, whose protein sequence is MAVTKLVLVRHGESQWNNENRFTGWYDVDLSEKGRGEAKAAGQLLKKEGFTFDFAYTSVLKRAIHTLWNILDELDQAWLPVEKSWRLNERHYGALQGLNKAETAEKYGDDQVKQWRRGFAVTPPELDRSDERFPGHDPRYAKLTAEQLPTTESLALTIERVIPYWNESILPRLKSGEKVIIAAHGNSLRALVKYLDNMSEEEILELNIPTGVPLVYEFDENFKPIKHYYLGDADEIAAKAAAVANQGKAK, encoded by the coding sequence ATGGCTGTAACTAAGCTGGTTCTGGTGCGCCACGGCGAAAGCCAGTGGAACAACGAAAACCGCTTCACCGGATGGTACGATGTTGACCTGTCCGAAAAAGGTCGCGGAGAAGCGAAAGCAGCAGGTCAGCTGCTGAAAAAAGAAGGTTTCACCTTCGATTTCGCTTACACCTCTGTGCTGAAGCGCGCTATCCACACTCTGTGGAATATTCTCGACGAGCTGGATCAAGCCTGGCTGCCGGTAGAAAAATCCTGGCGTCTGAACGAGCGTCACTACGGTGCGCTGCAGGGCCTGAACAAAGCGGAAACCGCTGAAAAATATGGTGACGATCAGGTAAAACAGTGGCGTCGTGGCTTTGCCGTTACGCCGCCGGAACTGGATCGCAGCGACGAACGCTTCCCTGGTCACGATCCGCGCTATGCGAAACTGACCGCTGAACAGCTGCCGACCACCGAAAGCCTGGCGCTGACTATCGAACGTGTTATCCCTTACTGGAATGAATCTATTCTGCCGCGCCTGAAAAGCGGTGAGAAAGTGATCATCGCCGCACACGGTAACTCCCTGCGCGCGCTGGTGAAATACCTGGATAACATGAGCGAAGAAGAGATCCTTGAACTGAACATCCCAACCGGCGTACCGCTGGTGTATGAGTTCGATGAAAACTTCAAGCCGATCAAACACTACTACCTGGGCGACGCTGACGAAATCGCAGCGAAAGCCGCAGCGGTAGCGAATCAGGGCAAAGCGAAGTAA